The DNA window CGGCCGCACTCACTCCAAGCGCCATTATCAGAGTGGAGGGCGCCGCGCCAATCCTGTCGGCACTCGCGCCAGCCAATGACGTCAGCGCGATGGCGACAAGAGACAGGAATGGCTGGCATTTCCACCATTCCGGCGTACCGGCTGCGACCCTGTCCATGGACAGGCGAGTGGACGCATACAGCGGAACACAGATGATAAAGAGCGCGACACCGAGCGTTACGACGACCGGAAAGAGTGGATTGCCGAAACCGGATCGTGCGAGCAGATAAAGAACCGACAGAATCAGCGCGCCAACTATTCCGAAAACGGCAGCGCTCGCTCGTTCCCTGAACTCGATCGACTCACTCATCTCAGAGAGTCTCTGAATCGGCGCGGGAGAGCACCAGGTCTATTCGCCTGTCACGCCGCTCCAGGCCATCGCGAATCCTGCGCGGAGCTCTCACACAGGCAGGCCACATGTAGCGCCAGGGCCAGTAGCTGTTCTCCACCTTATAGACATTGAAGCCGGAATCAAGAAATGGCCGGAGAACGTCGATCGGGCGCTTCGTCTTGTCGCGCCACCAGCGGGGCGAAAGCTCCAGAAGTATCTCGAGGCTCGGGGGCGCTTCGCGAAGCATCCTGGTCATTCCCGCGAGCACTTCGTCCTCTCCACCCTCGACATCGATCTTCACGACACGAACGCCGGAGAGCTCATGCTGCCGGAGAATTTCGTCGAGCGGTAGCGCCTCGACCGTCGCCTGACGCGGCCTCCCCCAGCGGTCGACTGTGCTCGAAAGGCCGGTGTTGTGGCCCGGACCCCCATAAACCGGAAGCGAGCCGGCCTGTGCAGCCGCCGCCATGTTCACTGTACGAATATTTCCCGGCTCCCCGTTTCGCCGCAACGAATCATTCAGGTGAGCAAATACTGCTGGCGATGCTTCGACTGCGACCGCCAGTCCCTCCGCACCGATCCTGCCGGAAGCCAGCAGTGTGAAATACCCGATATTCGCCCCAACATCCACAAACACGTCGCCCGAAGTGAGGCGGCTCCGAACCAGCTGCGTGATGTCCGGTTCCCAGATACCGAAGACCCACAGGTACAATTGAATCAGGTCCGGAGGATGGCACTCGAACATCAGACCATCAGTCGCG is part of the Gemmatimonadaceae bacterium genome and encodes:
- a CDS encoding FkbM family methyltransferase encodes the protein MADDLAPPRIAGTSRAFAGVLNALRTSVRRLRTNDLQVSTARKVGITLLMLLPFSAIVFLLRLRHAVKGPITVDAPATDGLMFECHPPDLIQLYLWVFGIWEPDITQLVRSRLTSGDVFVDVGANIGYFTLLASGRIGAEGLAVAVEASPAVFAHLNDSLRRNGEPGNIRTVNMAAAAQAGSLPVYGGPGHNTGLSSTVDRWGRPRQATVEALPLDEILRQHELSGVRVVKIDVEGGEDEVLAGMTRMLREAPPSLEILLELSPRWWRDKTKRPIDVLRPFLDSGFNVYKVENSYWPWRYMWPACVRAPRRIRDGLERRDRRIDLVLSRADSETL